In the Primulina tabacum isolate GXHZ01 chromosome 15, ASM2559414v2, whole genome shotgun sequence genome, TCACAAGCAGGCGACACGCGATCTTGAATCTGCTGTATCTGCGTGGCATTCGAGTTTCTGCCGCCTCATAAAGTTTCAACGGGACTTTGTTTGCTCTCTCCATGGTTGGTTTAAACTTACCATTCTCCCTGTTCACGCTGAACCAGCTAATAACAACCGGGAACTTCCCGAGGTTTTTGCTTTCTTCGACGAATGGAAACTCGCCCTGGACCGATTACCTGACACAGTTGCATCCGAAGCCATCAAGTGCTTCATAAACGTTGTTCATTCGATATTATCGAAGCAGACGGAGGAGCTGAAAATAAAGAAACGTACAGAAACCGTGTCAAAGGAGCTCCAAAAAAAGGCTTCATCTCTCAGAAGCATTGAGAATAAATACTACCACTCATACTCTATGGTTGGAATAGGACTTCCCGATACAGGGTCTGGAAACGGGCACGTTTTGGATGCACGGGACCCGCTGGCTGAGAAAAAAGCCGAGCTCGCAACTTGCCAGATGCGTGTTGAAGACGAGATGGTAAAACATTCAAAGGCTGTGGAGGTGACAAGAGCAATGACATTAAACAACATTCAAACTGGATTGCCTGGAGTTTTCCAAGCCATGACCAGCTTTTCTGCCTTGATCACCGAAGCTCTGGAGACCGTTTGCACCCGTTCTTACACCATCAAGTAGAATCTACATTTAGGCGGGGATCTACATCAAGCAAGCTCCCGTCAATCAAACggaaaaagaaaatcaaatgtcaagtataatttttcaaaaatgtgagTTAAGTCACTCCCATCCAGAAACCTCAGGTCAACCCCTGTAACACTAATAAAAAAACTTCTTGTATCATTGCTttcccttttctttttttttctttttgggtTTTGAGATATAAGTTAAAATGAGAAAAAGGACAGGTAAATTTTTTTCCTTGGTGGCTCTTATTTTTTTGACAGATATTATTTTGTACAGTATGtaaaaatttgggaattttgaAGACTCAATCCAATTCAAGTTATTAGAAGTTAGAATACACACATATGGCATAGACTCGGCCAAATTCGACTTAAAACACACAGTCAAAGAAATATTccctttgtttttgtttttttttggcAGAATCTTGCCAAATATAAGACAAGGAGAGAGAAAAAGTGGCAAATGAAATGGATGGTTCAGACAGCATGTTTGTCTGTATGGCATGGAACCCGCCGATAAATCTTGAATAAATGggattctttctttctttcttttgtgcGACTCTTCGTTGGTCTTGGATCTCGAGCGACTCACGCTCCAAAACGCAAAATGACAAGGTTACTTGTTTGTTGCATATAATAATCgtaataataattaattcagCTTGGATTGGAGTGAAACCCTTTGAATAATAAGTATGACATGTCTCGGTACGGTGATACTTTTatttcttttccctttttcaataatctatatattattttaatttatcgaAATCATATAGAATAATATGATTTcatcaaaaaaaatttacaagatTATCCTGTGTGCATCATTGTATTTTATGGCAATGATTCttaacatgattttttttttttttggagaaatTGAAGATTCATCTTTATGTATGATATAATGACAAAATGATAGCTTTTTTCAAAGAGATACAagtaaaagttttttttaaaaaaaaagaagaaataaagTGATATATCCATGATAACAACGTTACATCCCCATTGCATGAGaagttattttatatataaatgaaAAAGTTGAAGGTGGCGGGTTATTTTTAAGCTCCGggtcaataaaattaaaaaaattgagggGGAGTGGTCGCACCCTCCCCACTGGCTCTCTCACTGGGTGTAAGCATAATTCTTAGAACATAGCAAGTCAAGAAAAATCATGTACTCTCCTCGTCGCATATGTTTAGTACATAGTATACGTCATCTTGATTTTGTGTAGAAACTACATATTTTTTTAGGCAAacacttgtgtgagacggtctcacggatcgtattttgtgagacggattttttatttggatcatccatgaaaaagtattactttttatactaagagtattactttttatttgaatatcggtaaaattaactcgtctcacaaacgaaaattcatgagaccgtctcacaaaaaacctactcatttttttaattttattacatCTACGGTGTTTGGGATTGATAGTGTCACATATTATGTTCATGGTTCTTGAATCCCATATTTACCATGTTTGTTTTTACTATGTTATTACAAGTAAATCCCGATGAAGCTCAAAAGATGGCCAATTGGCCCAATTGACGAATCATATTGGTCTTAAAACCGGCAAGTCCATGTTGAAAGAAAAAACGATGCAATGCAACCCTCCTTGATACTAAAAGAACTCAAAATCCAGATATTTACCCCCAGATTTCATGTCTGGTCCCATTACACTTTTACCCCCACTTCCAATCCCAACCGGCTCGACATGCCCGACTTGCCCAAATTTCACGGGCAGATCAGCCTCAGCAGGCCTTGGCACCTCGGGTGGACTGCTGCATCTTATCAGAGCCCAGTTCACGCCTTCGAAAAACGCGTGCTGCTTGATCTCAGTCGCTCCTCTTTTCACCCCAAGTCGGTTTTGTGGCTCTTTAACAAGCAGTCCACGGATGAGATCCCGACTAGCATAACTAGTCGCTGGCGTCTCAGGAAACTTGAGCTGCTGTCCGACTACATTGAAAAGCGTGGCACGGTTGCCAGACCCCTTGAACGGAGTTTTACCATAGAGTAATTCGTGTAAaaatataccaaacgtccaccAGTCCACTGCACTGCCGTGGCCTTCACCTTTGATAATTTCTGGGGCTAGGTATTCGTGAGTGCCAACGAATGACATGGACCTAGCTGATGTAGGTTCTGCAACTAACTCAGGTAGAGTACCAGATAGAATTCCAAGCTCTGTTCGGGTTTTCCCGGATCTTCTTTTGGTCTTTTGGGGGAATATTCGGGGAAGGAAACATGCCGGCGGTTGAATGCATGCTGATGTGGGCTCGATGCAAGATGGCTGCACACAGAATGCTCTTCTTCTCAAAGGGTCAGAATCGAATCCAGAAGTTCTTATAAGCGTTGGTGAGACAGCACATTGCAGGGAAAGGTCGAAATCTGAGAGCATAATGTGGCCATCATCACGAACAAGAACGTTTTCTGGTTTTAAGTCTCTATACACGACTCCAAGCATGTGAAGATACTCGAGCGCCAAAAGAACTTCAGCTGCATAAAACCTGCATCCAATGAATGAATTAACTACGAAGTTCTTGAGAATAATGCACATATCAGACATCAACAAGTTCAGAAGGAATGATTCGCGGATCAGTAAAATGCCATAAAGTAACAGCATCGAGGTAATAAACAAGGTCTGATTCACGTTATAACATTATAAGTCTCATGCTTTAATAAGTCTAGTTAGAAATTCAGAAGATCAGAATTTTCGAATCTAGCTTTTTCTTGAACCCACGTTTAACTCAAAATATGAATAAGTATTAAAGCAGTCGTAACGATTGATCAGACGGTCTTTGATATTTCTACAGCAGAAAGAGGAAAATAATCCTGGAAAATTGGGTATACCTTGTTGCATATTCGGAAAAATGTTTTCCAGGTTGTCGCTGCCTCAGTGTGTGCAAATCTCCACCAGGACAATATTCCATGACCAAACAGGAAAATCTGTCTGTCTCAAAATGCGTGTACAATGTAGGCAAGAAAGGATGATCGAGAAGCTGCAAAATCTCTCTTTCAGTTTGCGCCCGAGTCAGTTTCTTCCTACTAGCAAGTGACGCCTTATCCATCACCTTCATGGCAAAGAAGCAGTGAGTCGAGCTAAGCTCGGAAAGATACACACTTCCAATATCCCCACAACCGAGTCTTTTTAGTAACTTGAAATGGTTCATGCCTAAAATACCATCACGCGCGCGTACAGCAAGTATAGCCTTCCATCTAGGGTCGTTTCCTTTATGAGGCTTATTTGCACTTCCTGTAATGTTGCTCCAGTTACTGTCATCGCTAAGCCCACTGCTCTCGCTAGCTCGGCTAAGGCTAGTTTTCGTACTCTCAAGAGAATCCCCTCGAATGCTTCCTTTCGTGCTCGCATAGTTTCTGTCTACACTAAACATTCCATCACTAATCATTCCATCACTTCGATAGGTGCTAGCACAGCTATTAACAACACTCATAGTCCTAGCAACGCCAACACTATCAATGCTGCTAAGTGGACTAACATTGCCACTTGGAGGCAGCGAAGCATCCCATATACATTCTTTTTCCTCGGAATCATGGAGAGGACTTGTTTCATTATTTTGCGATGATGGCCGAGGAATTAAGAATGGTGATGAAACAGCCGTCAAATTGTTAGACTCTTCGCCCAGGCTCTCAGCAGGCGAAGGTAATGATGGGCTCGGTTTAATACTTTGAACTTGTATAGATAGATCTTCAAGAAAAGGTCCCCTCATAGGAAGACTTTTAACCAAACATTTGTGGTCCCCATTGTTCTCAGTAATTGGTACACAAACCGGACTCATTGAGTCTGAGTCAACTGGTTCTGGGGGATGACTCACCCCATGAAAGGAAGTAGAACCGCTTTCCTCACAAGAATCACCACTGAATTTAAATGAAATAACATCAGGCATGAGTTCTTCGTCCTCCTCCAAAAAGTTCTTCCCCTTCCATGCTTGTCCAGGGACGGGGAAATCCAACTCTTTCGACTTCCACAAGTTCATTGGCTTGCTGATCTGTTCATTCAACAAAGTGGAGTGAGTCTTCATCACCTTAGCCACAACAGGTAGTTTCCATTGAAGTGGTTGCGATTCAGGGATTCTTTCCATATTCGATCACTGTGTATCATCACAAGTAACCTCCTTGTTAGGCTTTCTGCCAAGAAACAACACAGTAAACAACCATTTCCATGTAAATCTTGATACAATCAACAAAACACTTGATCAAATCAAACCAATGAAACAAGACCCATCAGTTAATGTGAGGGAAATTCGGAACGCAGATAAGTTTTGAAAATGAAGCTAACAAGGCAGTCATCTACAACTCACATAACCACCGTAAAACACACACCACTCAATAGACAGTCACCACCAAACTTGCCAAAATTGAATGAAAATATGAATAACAGAATTGCCATGACAACTTCATCAAGAAAGCGTAAGTCTTAAAATTCAACAAATTCACAGGTCCTTTAATATATCTATCTTAAATCGACATTACATAATTGGATTCAGGAAAAAAGAATCAACCTTTCGCATTTTTACCGattataatcaaattaaacatCTATATATCGGGGCAGAAAGAATCACTTTTACTTTCAAACCCAGCAAATACTAAACACATTACAAATAAAACACAAAAGGGCATAATTTTCATTGTTAGACAAAACTGAGAACATTTCTGATTATCCACAACAATGTCTAAAACTTCAGGAAAGAAGGAAAAGGTTCATTTTTCATCAATCGGGTGGGTTCCATTTCGCTTTCTCAACAGTAGCAGACTAGCAGTGGAAAACCGCATATtatagaagagaagactgattGCAGCTATGATTTTGAGGAACATTCATCAGAAAAGCAGCAATGATTTCAAAAACTTTCGCTAGCATCCACACAAactcagcaaaaaaaaaaaacaacaacaatTCGTAATCAATCAGGATCTTACACTATAACCCAGAGCCGATTGGTCTTCCGATAACACGAAAGAACAAAAACTTGTCCGAATTGCGAAGGAAGAAAGCTCTCCTCCGTTCAAATATCGGTAGAAGAAGGGAAAAAAGCATTAAAATCAAATGGGCTCACTTTATTTTCTGGCAGAGGAATGTAAGGCAGTAGAAAACAGCGTAATCTAGGAGAAAAAGATTGATTTGCAGCTATAATTTGAGAAGAAAGACAGCAGCAATAGCCTTTGCTTTTGTATTCTTTAGAGCGCTTTTGATCATGTGTTCACTGTGCTGACTGCTGACATGAAAGTGTGTGTTATATGTGAGAGAGAAAAGATAAAAAGCCTTGACCAGATTGAATCAGAGGAGAGGCAATTTCTTTTATCAATTTACCCTTAAGCCCTTGGATTTACTTCTCTGATTATCTTAATCTTAatttttcaaatataataataCTACTACTactattaataaatttaaatatatatatatatatataatttaattctaAATATAGATGTTTTAACAAGATTAGACAAATCGAAATTGACTAACGAAACGGACTAACCAATATCCATTAATCGAAGAAGGTTGGGCTAACTTAACCAATGctattgatatatatttatcaTATTTCACACTTACCCAACGACTTGATTTGTTTTAAAAGCATActaaaatattaacatcaaaaaATGggtattaaaaataaataaactcaGTGATTGAGGTTCATGTATTAATTTGAGtttttctatataaaaaaaaaaaaaagtattgtGAACAGATTTATATGATGTGCATCATTAGACATCACATATGTTTGTACTTGAGGAACGGAATTATCCTTATCCACTTGTTATctttgcatgtgattttatgcagtatatcaatcagttaaagtTATAACATATGAGTCTAATCCACTTGTCAATACCTAATCATACATATTATCGaagaaaaaatttgtgtgagacggtctatgagacagatcttttatttgggtcatccattaaaaaatattatttttctgctaaaattattactttttatcgtgaatatcggtaggactgactcgtctcacagataaatattcatgagactgtctcacaaaaaacctaatCTATTATTAAATCCTACCGGAATGTATTTTACATTTATTACCCGAACTATTGAAGAATCGGAGTCATAAACacgataaaataaaaatatatgatattataatgCTTAACTGCTCAAATTAAATATCGAAATTTGGCTACAATGAAAGGGTAGAATAGTCAACTGAAGGGGGGGCGGGGGTGGTGGATGGATAGGGGGACACTGGCAGTAAATAGATAGCCTGCGGgggaagggaaaaaaaaaaagagggggCGGGAATGTTAAAATGTGGGGCCCACGCTGCTCTTACTTTAGAGAACACGTCATTTCGTTGAAGGGACAATGCGCCTTACACTTGAttaaagaatatatattttctaTCTCTTAAAAATTTGCATGAAAGGGTTTTATAAATTGAATTTTGTgagttaaattttttatttgggtcattcaagaaaaaaatattattttgtatgttaatagtattattttttattgtgaatatcgataaagtTGACTCGTttaacagataaatattcgtgagactgtctcacgagAAACCTACTATTTTcacttattttatttatttattattagtgaaatatttaattatgaaaCAGAAAACCATAATTGATATTTATGTTTGTCGTTTCAATTTAAGTAGTTATTGCTATTGTGTTATTcagcatcaatatttttttatgtatgcATTACCAActcatttattatatatatatatatatatatatattatatatacatatatattatatatacatatatataaagttAAATGTGCTTAAATTAAAAGGTAATAAATAGTTTATCGAATTTTaccatcataaaaacaataaacCAATTTAACTATACATGGAAAGAAAACTGAttgaaatgaaatttttttaaatatttgacgccctttttttcttcttcttcttttttttttttttttttttgcaaaaaagGAGATATTCTTAAttcaaatcaagaaaaagtcgaTTAGCTGATCTATTCACGCAAAACCAACTCACAACTAACTCAGTACCTCGAAAGCTATAATTCTGTGATCAATCTAATTAAGACTATATAAATCTGATTTgggataattaattacaacaatAATCATGTGGAGATCTGATTCAACTATATATCATATTTTTGGACATACAGTCCTTTTAGCAAGCTGAGTGCTTCACGAATCGCTAAAGCTTCACCCGTCACAGGTGAGTGACTGCCATGAATTCAGTATCTAAGAATGCAACCAAAACCTGCATATATGGGAAGGATTAGCTAAAAGAAACAACTGTGTCCTATCTAAacggcaaaaatttgtgtgaaatggtctcacggatcgtattttgtgagacagatatcttatttgggtcatccatgaaaaaatattaatttttatgctaaaagtattactttttattgtgaatatcgataagattgacctgtctcacagataaaaattcatgagaccgtctcacaagagacttgcTCTGTCTGAACATGCACAAATGAATTATACTCGAAAAGGAAATTGGAGAGATTGTGGTAGTCTATATTGTCTTCCTGTGTATTCTCCTTTTCGCAATTGTGGTAGTTTATACTATCAAAAGTACCGAGTGTTAGccttatgttttttttaatctaTTATTGCAAAACACGAGTACACACAGTAGGAAAAAAGATTTTGATCCTCTACTGTGTTGAAAACACACAGCACCAAATGCTGTGCAACTTTTATCATCTCGTGGATTGAATCACACCATATATATGAGataaatttaaaatgttttcaGATAAAACGAGATGATCATGTGATCATTTCGTGTAAAAAGTGCACAACACTTGGTACTGTGTTTTCAACACCGTAGAAAATCTAAATCCGAAAAAAAAAAAGCCAAAgttgttaaaaaaacaaaataactgaaatttgaaaacataaagATGGTAAAGCAACAGATATATCGGAACAAAATTACAATTTTCCGATTTTCGGAATAGTCAAACCAATTGACTGAaatcaaatttttaattttttgttgatttgatttttgcagACGtttatatactatattattgtTCAACGGCGTAATTTTAAggataaaaaaaggaaaattttataataaaatgttCGAATGAGGAAAAGACGTGTGAGAGTTGCATGTCGAAACACTATCATGCAAAGGCTGACTAATAATACAAAACCACACTGCATTTGGTCGGGTTACAAatattaaatttcattaaaaaatatataaatttcgttATTTAATATTTGAATAAATTGCTCGTCGTTTGATCGAACAAATTATTGAAGTGTACAATTTTGAATATCGCGGCAAAATGTTCCAATATTTTGTTTTTACTTAGCTACACGATtatcttaaaaaataatttaaataattatatttaatgcatattattaaaataatagttatattatatattatatatatttgatattaattaaatgttttacgTGTATTAATGAATTTACaattaggaagtttgaaataatttcaTTGTTGTAAATAAAATAGTGAAGAAATTGGGTTAATATTATTTCTTAGAGTTGAGTTCAGACATTATCGAtcgaaaataaatatataaattattagaGATCCGGCGGCTGGAATGTTGTAGATGTGTACTGAAATCTATAAAGGAAGGCAAAAAATCATACCATAAGTTGAATTATGTATCAGATAACTAATTTTACATTTGAACATCGACTAgtgttattattatataataaaacttCACTTTTTTGTTGATTGATTTTGTAAGTATATGAGCACTGTTTTTGGAGTTGTTTTTAGTTGACGTCGATTCTATGATatttttgtttgtttatataatgATTGTGTTTGATCGAAGTTAGTTATATTTATTGAGAACATATGTTGTCTCTTTTGGATATTAGAATTTTTAAGATGTCTTCTTTAAGAAAACATAGTGTCCAAAATTTTATAGGGCTGAAAGTGAACTTTTAACTaatttttttcgtttttttcCTGATTAAATATGATTGTGTGTTAATAAATCACTAGTAATAGATATACACGCATTgtatgtgttattattattatttttaatttgatcgaataatattaaaaaattaacacGAAATCATTTTCACTTTAGAAgagttgttcgatttaaaagaaaatatttgattcTATGTAAAATATGGAGTGACTTGATGAAGTTTTTAGTATGGTAAGAAGGTAATTATGAgtttaaatattttggtgtcctCTAAGCTAGTTACTCTAAGGATATcacatttaataatatattatagatAAGGTGGATAACATGCACTCACAGCTTGATATTACATTTAGTCATGCTTTTTATTCTTTGTTAAAAAAGAAGGAGAATTCTCTAAATACCCTTTGGTTATTTGAATATTTTACCATTAACAGTTATTTACTTCATAAAGTTGTAAAATAACTAAAGTAATGAATGTGAATTATAGAAAAAGaaaggtttaaaaataaaaaaaaaaatcagttgtTAATTGGCTCCATCATTCACCAACCTCCTCCAATCCCATGAAATCTTGAAACTCAGTGATCAAAATGATTAGGTGAGCATTTTTTAAAACACTAAAAACAAAGAGCCATACCCACAATTCCAAAAAGAAAATTGCTTTGTGGGAGCAAATTAATTCCTATTTGCTTTATGAAAAGGGGTGGGTGACCCATTGGTTCTAAAGTTTGGGATAAAAGAGTATTGGAATTAGGAAAAGGGGTGTCATTCaaatgtggcttcttcctcTCTCACCTCAGATTTGGTCCACTAAATCAATGATTGAGGACAAAATCCattcatgtaaaaaaaaatattagcaaGGAGGGATTTGTTATCATTACAAATAAGAGAAAATTATGGTCGATGAATTCACTGTgtgttttgtttttaaaataactttctcgcaaaaacttgtttgagacggtttcacggatcgtattttgtgagacggatctcttatctaggtcatccatgaaaaaatattactttttatgctatgtatattactttttattgtgaatatcggtagggtttacccgtctcacagataaaatttcgtgagaccgtctcacaagagacctactcttctCTTGTATATTGCAATACGTCGAGGAgtgtttttttcaaaaatatatatatatatatagtaaagCATTTTAGAAAATCGTCTCTTAAATCAATCGAATAAAACACACGTTAATAAATCGAGAAATATGAAGCAACTTATATAGTTATTAAAAGTAGTAAGTCTTACATTTCAATAATTGACAATGCAAACTATTCTTCAATTATTAGTgccaatatttttcaaaattttaaaatatgatatttttaatttcattttttaagtaaaaaatttattataaattcaatttaATGTTCTGTGTAATTAAAATCTGAATCGGATGAGGTACTGTGGTTGGACTCGCTTTGATTGACGAACCAACCAAAGGTAGCCCATTATAGTTAAACGACAAAGCCCATTAAAAATCATGGGCTCGGTCCGCTTAAAAAGCTTGGAGTGGTTGTAGTTACGGGTCTAAAATAACTGAATATCAGTCCCAGAAAGGAGCCTTCGAGATGAAATTTTTAGAGCAACGACAACATATATTCATCCTTTTTTCCATTAAACTTGGAAAAAAACTATTAAGCAAAATTTTgtaaatcaataatttaaaatttatgaaatatattcaaTTTAGAAATGTGAataatttttattgacttttgtgGATTTTAAAAGTCTCGTGTTTTATAAACTCCATATAAATttaggagtaggtctcttgtaagacggtctcacgaatctttatttgtgagacgggtcaaccctaccgatattcacaatagaaATTATCACAAAacacgacccgtgagactgtctcacacaagacTTTCCCTAAATTTAGTGATATTCAACATAGACTTttgcaaaattttaaaaagtaagTCGTAATCAAATCTAGagttttaatgaattttttaaatgataaacATTTGTAAacttgatagatttttattgatttttatagaATATCACATAATAGTAAAAATATTATATGGATTCTTGCATACCTGTTGGAAGATTTttactaatattttaaatttttttatggaatttttagaTTTTATAACTAGAACGAGATGATTACGAtgatttgaaaattatattatatcgaCGAAATTGATATTTCTACATATCCtcatatgtttattttaaattataataatcaaaatacatttaaaaaaaaacaatgagCAGAAAAGTATTTGCTATGAGTCCATCAAGCAAACATATAATAAGTATCAAGAAAATTGTTAAGATTATTGGGTGagaacaatttttttatttaagaacAAACCAAATTATATTGATATTAGTAATGCATAACAATACGATTAAACACCGATGAAgtaaaattttttattacaaaattattattagtTCACCtactaaaaaatttcaaatcatagctattacattttcatatatattctgacatataatattaattttttagtaTAACATAGAATAAAAAATTACTGAATATgcttttaaaacaaattataaaaATAGAACTAAAATGCAATACCAAACTTTCTACTTTTTCATATAAATAACATAAatcaacttttaaaaaaatataaaatgattaGATATTACTCATTTTGATAcaatattttaatgaaaataattttgcCGGTGTGTATggaatgatattttaaaaaattaaatgtaaataaaaattttaaagacaATAATCAAAAAATGATTTCATGGAAGTGTGAAGAATTTTAATAGAAACTAAATTAtgtttttcatgatttttttttataggaTTTTAAGAAATAATAAACTGAGatgatgatattttatttttcaactttGGTCAACTATTTATTTAATACAATTGATgatgtcatttttttaaataaataattgaccAATGTTATTTTACAAAATTTCACTCAGATGACGGGTCTGATTATGATATTTGGAGAGGGGAAAAAGACGAATTATtggtttttaaattataaatcccTACAAATCTTTGGCATGAGTGGTTGATAATGTTTGTAGAGTTCCATAAAAGTCATTGAAGATTTATAACACTATAGTTCAATAGAGTACGCAGAAGTTTTGATCGAATATctctaaacttttaaaatttataaaaattattaaaaatgattaaatctCTTACATTAAATACATTTATATCAAAACATACAAAATTCATTAAAAGTAATTGATTAACATAAATTGAGTTCACCCTCGTAAGTGTAGGCACAAtttaagaaaatcaaagttGACTTCTGTTTATCTAGACACCCAACATAAATtcaagagatctgtctcacaaaacacgaatcgtaagaccgtctcatacaagtttttgtcgaacaacaattaagaaaatttcTAAATATatctaattttaaaattcatccTTAAATATTTACTCGAAAT is a window encoding:
- the LOC142527052 gene encoding serine/threonine-protein kinase D6PKL1-like — protein: MERIPESQPLQWKLPVVAKVMKTHSTLLNEQISKPMNLWKSKELDFPVPGQAWKGKNFLEEDEELMPDVISFKFSGDSCEESGSTSFHGVSHPPEPVDSDSMSPVCVPITENNGDHKCLVKSLPMRGPFLEDLSIQVQSIKPSPSLPSPAESLGEESNNLTAVSSPFLIPRPSSQNNETSPLHDSEEKECIWDASLPPSGNVSPLSSIDSVGVARTMSVVNSCASTYRSDGMISDGMFSVDRNYASTKGSIRGDSLESTKTSLSRASESSGLSDDSNWSNITGSANKPHKGNDPRWKAILAVRARDGILGMNHFKLLKRLGCGDIGSVYLSELSSTHCFFAMKVMDKASLASRKKLTRAQTEREILQLLDHPFLPTLYTHFETDRFSCLVMEYCPGGDLHTLRQRQPGKHFSEYATRFYAAEVLLALEYLHMLGVVYRDLKPENVLVRDDGHIMLSDFDLSLQCAVSPTLIRTSGFDSDPLRRRAFCVQPSCIEPTSACIQPPACFLPRIFPQKTKRRSGKTRTELGILSGTLPELVAEPTSARSMSFVGTHEYLAPEIIKGEGHGSAVDWWTFGIFLHELLYGKTPFKGSGNRATLFNVVGQQLKFPETPATSYASRDLIRGLLVKEPQNRLGVKRGATEIKQHAFFEGVNWALIRCSSPPEVPRPAEADLPVKFGQVGHVEPVGIGSGGKSVMGPDMKSGGKYLDFEFF